A segment of the Sulfolobales archaeon genome:
TAGAAGAAGCTATAAAGGATCTCGAGATAATGTGCTATAATAAGGCGGCCTCCGCCTCTTATTTTGCTGTGAGGATGCTTGCAGAGGAAATTCTAAAGGTTCTTGGAGAGAGTATACCTAGGAGAGATGATAAGCTCGCAAATGCGATTAAAAACAAGGGGCTTGTGAGGGAAGCAGCTGCTATGGCAATCCTATATTCTCTTAGGAAGAAAGCAGATTACGAGGCCATGGTGGGGAGGGATGAGGCTGAGCTTGCTGTGAAGCTCTCTATTGAGGTGTGTAGATCTCTTGAGGAGTTTCTTAATAGGATTAAGGGATTCAAAATGTAAAAAAGAAAAAGCTAGCTCTTTTCTTTCACAACGGTGTTTCTGAGGGTTCCTATTCTCTCTATATATGCTTCAACTACATCTCCGTGTTTTAGGTATTTACCGGTTGCAAGTGCCACTCCTGGAGGTGTTCCTGT
Coding sequences within it:
- a CDS encoding HEPN domain-containing protein; this encodes MLAEEILKVLGESIPRRDDKLANAIKNKGLVREAAAMAILYSLRKKADYEAMVGRDEAELAVKLSIEVCRSLEEFLNRIKGFKM